From the Motacilla alba alba isolate MOTALB_02 chromosome 1, Motacilla_alba_V1.0_pri, whole genome shotgun sequence genome, the window CGCCCCGATGGCACACCCGGCGCGGCCGCGCTCCCAAAGCCTGCCCGGTGCGGAGGGAGCCGTGCTCCGCCTGGAACACCTCCTGTCCTGGAAACTGCTCCAGCCGCCGCGCCTGACAGGATCATCCTGCCAGCTCGACACAcgtttaaaagtaaaatattcaaAGATGAATGGAAGTTGAAATAATAGTACAAACACCACAGACCATCAGGAACTGgaaagaagttgttttttttcttttctttctcttctgtattTAAGATGGGAAATACAGTTTTACAAAACGTGCATTTCTCAATTATTGCTTTTGTTAATGACAACTCAAGTAAGAGAACGACTCTGGTAATAACAGAGTTATGGTTGTAATGTATGTACAAAAATATGAACAACATTTACACTAAATAACAGATTAGTGACATTAACACAGGCAGCCGAATTCAGCCATGGTGTAAACTGTTGCAACCCCCCTGACCTGCTTGAAGGCTGCATTTGTCTCAGCACCTATgtaaaaaaatgtgctttttacACAATACTATCGATTTTGTGCTTCCAAACATGCCTTGGAATTTTTTCTCCTAAACACAGCATTTTGGACCAGCACCTGCTCCTCCACAATGCATTCATACTCGTGTGTGCCCTTCTGACATTCAGCAATGGCTCTGCTCAACTTGTTTCAAGCAGGAGTATGGAATAAAAgggacacacaaaaaaaacttCCAGGCAAGCAAACAGCTTAAGGAGTGTTGAATACTACAAGGGACTGTAATTGGAATGGTTATGGTAACAACAGCAATAACAACCTTGCTGCAGAGCATTTCCTGGCAAATACTGGGATTTTTGGTTCTTTTTACCCTAATGAGTGCCCACAGGTGCAATCTCTCTAACACATAAGAAGTACAAAATGCAGGAATTAGAATCTCCctattattaatttatttattccagCATTATGCTAAGAGCCATCTTTCTGGACCTTAAGTGTTCTTGCTCTAACAGCCTGTTCTTAGACCAGCAAACCATGTACTGAATTTTAAGCATGCAGTTATATTTTACATGGGAATGCAATGGGATTCAGGGTAGTTCAGAAAGTCAAGTTGCTTTGTCCAGAGATGGATATAAGCTTGTGCTGAAATACATCTCTGAGTCAGGAACAAAGACAAGTAGGATGTCTAAATACAGTACTACACTGAGGCTCTGCCTCATACACTTTGCTTCTGTGCCTCTGAGTAAGTCATACAAAGACAAAACCCAGTGAGTATACACCCCGTTTTTATCCTGATGGAAACATTCTGCTCATGATTTCCAAACAATCTGCAGCAAAACCTCATACAAAGCACTTCTGGGGAAAGGTAGAGGCACAGGGGAGCAGACACAGAGTAAACAAATGCAAACCCTTGGTCCTTAAGTCCACCCCCAAGGAATTGGGGCAGACTCAAGGAATTAACACCACCCCCAAGGAATTAACCTGCTCACTTATGTCTCCTCTCTGGCATACACGGTAAGGCAGGGCTTTAACCCcacaaagaaaggaagagggtAGCCCACAAAGGCACAGAAAGATTCCTCAAGCTCAATATACTCAAATGATCCACCTCATCCCTCTTTTCCTCACAAAACTTGTAACCTTTGCAGTTTGTTTCACTGCCAGCAGCTTGGCTGTGCCAAGTTCCTCTCTTTGGCAAGCATGGCTGATCAACCCTCTCACACAGGCAACCTCTCACAATGTCACGTCTGTACAGTGCTTAAGAACATGCAAAGTGCAATATAAGTGCCAAATGTTCTTATTTTTGAgattaatgaattaataatCCAAGAAATAGAAGCACTGAGGTAACTACAGCTTAAATACTACATTCCctcattatgaaaaaaaaaaacaaccagctAGCTCTCTTCTCTCTAGAAGATGAATCCTGAATATGAAGTGATAATGTCTTATTTATATTCTGTCAGGTTTAGCACAGCCACAGAGTGCCCTTTTAATAACAGCAAAACACGAGCTGAAGTTCCCAGAGAAACCAAGAATTCTGCACTAATGATTTCCTCAAATCCCATCTCTGTGCTATTCCCAGCACATGTTTTTTCCCAGTCATTACATCCAGAGGAGCTGGTATCCCATGCCGCTAAAGCAAAACACAGTCCAATGTCAGATATGGCATTCTGATGGCTGAACAGACAGAAATATCCCCCAGCAAAGGTAAGTAGGACCGTAATCTGCATGAGCTCTGGGAAAAGTTCAGGTTTTGTCCTTAATGAAGTCCACGTTGCTCAGCTGGGAGTAAGGCTTTATGTCTTATCCAATGCACAAGCTCCCATCAGAGCACTCCAGCTCACTCCAGCTATCAAGTAGCAGCTGATTGTCCTGGTGGTCAGAAGACGATGGATATAACAATGAATCAAACACTGCAcatactttttctgttttgttcctgTATCAGCATTGGCAAATGGACCCAAGATTCAAATGACTAATGATGTGGTCAGTGAAACCAAGCCCTGCATTCCTATGCGCTGTGTGATAATGACGTGCAGAAGAGTCAGTAGCACCCCAACCAGTAAACAAACACTGCTGTAAAATGCTAATGCAAGTACCAAAACCCAGCtgttttcatgtgaaaaaacaCTGGAAACATCCCAACAAGGTGTCCTGGTTTTGGTGGAACACTACCAGCTGCAGTAGGCAGTGGTTTCATTCTGTTTTCCCAGTACAGTGCTCGTGTCAAATATTCCCTTCATCGATGCTCTGCAGCTTCAGTCTCTGGCTGGCATGGGGCCTGGCACCACGCCGGGTGTTCCCACTGCTTCCTGTCAGAGTCCATGAGGGGAACAGGGCTCCGGATAAAGCATCTTCCCCAAACAGGCTGAGTTTCACATCAGCTTCTATAGCTCGGGCCAGACTGGCTGCATAACTGTCCAGAGATTTGTGGACTTCAGCTTTTACATGAAGAATGGAATTCTTTGCAgcctctggaaaagaaaaaaaaaaggtatcagTTGGTAAGCATGGCTGTGCAAATGCTTGAAAACCAATATAGATCCTGTTGTAAAGGCATGATCATGCCCTCTGGAAAATAACTACACATTTACCAACAATACTCAAGCTTCCTACACCATTCTATGAACACAAAGCTTCCAGAGCTTCAGACCTGGGCTCCTGGGATAAtctgtgtcactgcagctgtttctgtaGCATCTGTACACCTCTCTACCCACCAACATGTTGACCAATACAAGAGTTCATCCTAAATGTAACTCTTCAGTGAGgctgctgaaataatttaaaacctCAGGGATGCTGAAAAGCCTGAGACTCACCAGGGAGAATTGCTAAACCTGTGGGGAATTGTGCACTGAGACTTTCCTCTTTCACTCTCACAAGAAATTAGATGTCTGCTCCTATGTAATCACTCAGAAAGATAGTGGGAAATGTATGCTAATGTGTTTGTACAAGGAAATACTAATTTCATGCTAGGAAGAGGGCAAAAGGGAATTTTGCCAAGATGTTTAAAAATTCCATAGAAAGagttttttcattattacttgatttttaaaggcattcTGCTCATTTTCATCCTGTCCAAAATCACATATTGTTTAGAAAATTCAGTTGTTATTATCAAGTCTTCTATTGAAATTATTGTAACTATCAGCATAAATTAATGTTCCGACATTTTACAGATGATCACTGCAATGTTCTGCTAGCCCAGAATCAACAAGCTGACTGAAAAAATTGCATGTGGTTCATCTGTTTTCTCCCATACCTGCTGAAGAACACACCCAGTAAAGCAAAGTAGAATTTAagtaagaaaaagtaaattaaacaGAATAAAGTTATATTCAGATCATTGAAGTCTGTAAATGGAAGAATTTCAAGTCTGTAAATGACAAAGTTGAGAAGAGACAGCAAATGAGAAACACAGGGATAATGCAACCAAAATATGAGGGCAGGAAAATATATTCCccaagaaacacaaaacaagcaaaacttGTAACAGCCACTAAGATGAGTGGAATTCCAGAAAGGATACTGCtgtgcaatttaatttttatatatgcaGGGAATCCCAGCTTCAAACTCTTGTCCTTGCCTGCTGCTACTTGAGATCTGTAACAAAGGCCTGATATTGCTTTCTGTTGTACCTGCATGAATGATCAGGTCTGTCAAAGCACACAGCAGTCAGATACTTTTCAAGACAATTCTCAAGGTCCTGTGAGATTTCCTGAGCATTCATTATAGTTGACTCTGAGCATTTTCATACTTACCCCTACACTCACCTTTAATTTGTTCCACTTCATCGTCAAATGTCACTGAACTCCTCCTTCGAGGGGGACAGATGCAGTGTGGGGCATGAGGGCCATCTGAGCTATAATCTTCAAGAAGCATTGTATCTGTTCCTGAAAAGAGCAAGAACCCCCAAGTAAAACAGTAACACTGAGATACAAAACAGTGATAAAACGTTTTCAGCCTATTTTTAGCAGCTCCTTCAAAAGATGTCTAAGCCCAGCTTTTGTGAGTAAATTTCAGCTCAAATTGAACACTGCACAGGAAAAGAATGAGgtcagttttcatttaaaggaTTGGGAAATATTCACATTAGAGACTAGGCATTGCAGGCCCCAGGATCATGTACTGTGTGCAGCAAGCCACACGCAAGAGGGACTAAGGCTTCCTTCTGCTCTTTAGAAGCTCACAGTAAAAGCATACAAAGTGAAACAGTATTTCACAGTGGATCACTGTGTATCTATTCCCAGGTTATGAACTCCGCTCCCTCCTTAACCAGCATTGGCTCTTCTAACAGCATTTTGGTATCACTTtagttttgttcatttgtttaaaCTGCTGTCACAAGATGGTAACACCACATCCTCCTAACTTAGGCAGGTTTACCAGGAGGCTGCTCTCCTTTGTCACATACAACTGCAGAATATCCACAACAGACAGAAAACTACCAGCACAAAACAACTACCAAAAATAAATCCTAGCTCCATGGACTTCCTTTACAAAAGTAGGAAACAAACTCCTTACACCAAGCAACCCTTAAAAGATCACCCTCTGGTGTCTCTAGAGCAAAAACACTCTCTAAAAGAACTACTGCAGTTAAGGACTGGTAGCTGAGTTAACTGCCAGAAAAATCTAGCAACAGATCTAGATAAAAAATTACCATCAGAactcttcttcccttttccaaGCCATCTTCAATTGAGAGCTCTTAAGTAGTAATGAAATCATAAGCTGAAACCATCCTAAGTGTTTATGTTTACACTGCAGGATGAACAAGACAAGGTCTCTTACAAAATAGGAAACAGAGAAGCACATTGTTCACAGCCCTTTGTTGCTCTGTTCCTTGTGGATACAGAGAAAGTCTCCAAAGAACaacagaaactgaagaaaaagggCACAAAAGCAGTGAGTCTTGTTTCCAGGACACATTACCACACCATTCCGTAAGCAGCATTTTGCAAGTAAATCTATCGagggcaagggagggaaaagagcaactgcagcagttttgttgGAACAGCTAGAACAGATGCTTCATGTTATTTCTCCACCAGGAGACATCTGTGGCTGTAAATATTGACTGTCCACGAGACCGCTGCGAAGTGCAAACTTCTGCCCAAGTAGGGATCAAGAAACTTGCAGATACCTGAATCCTGTGAGCAGCTGAAACCTGtgtctcctgtgctgctgctgtttcccagtGGCCTCTCACCTGCTATGAGGGCAGTAAGGTGAGGAGATAGTCCCAAATCTGCAagaaagttttggttttgttacacAGTAAATGGTTAAGGAGTTTGCAAAGGTAAAAACCTCTTCCAGTAATACCCactccttatttattttttgagttCTGCAAGTTGGCTtgatccaccttctccttcaaTAGCCTCTGTGACCTGTCGTGTGGGGCTCCATATGGCTACTCCCATACCCACTGTCTTATTTATTATTCTGCACAAAAAACTTACCTTGGTGAAGCAGGGAGCACAGCTTCTGGACTTCCCATCTTAGAAATCCAGTCAGCAGCTTTCAGGTCTGGAAAGGCAAGTCTCCTTTCTCTCTACACCATCTCCCTCCCACTCTTGCTGCAACTGTGTGTGTTTTATCAGCCAGACAGGCTGAGCACCAAGCATATGCTGTCACATGGATGGGGAGATTGGCCAGGCATTTTCTAGACAGAGAACAACCTGGTAGCCACCAGCAGATGTGACAGGCCATGAGTGTGGGAAGAAGCTCAGGAGCAAGGTTGGGGCACAGAGATGCCCCACTTCTTTCAAGTCTCCAAAACGAGAAAGGAGGAGATTGTGGGATTTTTACAAAGGTGCTGCTTTAGATCCCACCTTGAGAttttgttgtgggtttgttgggagtctttttctcctccctgtcAGCCTCCAGCTAAGACATCTGATAAGAAGCTGACAGCTTCAGGTTTATAGCTTcgaaaaataaagaaatgtccTGTCTTTTCTCTCCCCACCTCAGTTTCTCATGTATTAATCCACAGCATTTTCTGGATACAGACTTGCCAAAGCTCCTAGAGGTTGTTATGTGGCTACAGCTCCATAACTCTTTCATTTGCATGACAGTCTCTCCCAGTGTTCCCACGTTGCAGAAAAGATAACGGACACCTTGCTGCTCTCATCTTCCTTCTGCATTTTAGATCATCCTTcccaattaaataatttcagttccTGCCTTTGCATGAAATATCCCTTGAAGATGTTCTATTTTTGGAAGCTTCTGAAATAATCagggaaattattaaaaatctgaatgtcactgcattgctacttaaaaaaaaaataaccaagcCACCAAACTGAGCAACTGGAGGTCTCAATCTGCAACTTGGGAACACACCAAATAGTTCTATGTTTTTACACAGTTTTACTTTGTTTATGGTCTTTTCTTCCCAACCATTAAGCCTAAAAGCTGAACTTGCAGAAAGTTACAGCAGTGGAATCTTAGTGGATTTTAAAGAGTTGTAGCATAAGACCATTAACCAAAGAAAAAGTGCAGTAAAAAGTACTGTTGGTAGAGCTCAAATCTGAGCAACACAAAATGGAAGGCACACAAAAGGAAAtgcttgagaaagaaaaaaataaattatttttattaacctCATCACTATGTCTTCTCTGCCTGAGAAAGTTTTGCTATAGTAGAATGATGTTAAccataaaaaaagagaaaaattctcCTTTCAAATGTAACTTGACTGATAAAAGACTGCTAAAAATTCCAGAAACATCCAACTCTCTTTACAGAGCCCTGAAACGTGCCAAACACAGGCAGACAGGAAGCCTTGCTCTTGGCGATATTAAGAAAGTGTCTTGCAGCCACATCTTACCTGTGATCCTGTTGGAAATGCTGAAGAGCCTCGATGTCCTGTGCCGCTGAGCAAAGGACTTGCGGTAATAGCGATCCCCAAAGCACATTCCCAGGAGTTCCTTGCGCACTGTTTTGTTCCACAGCCCATAAATTAGCGGGTGGCAAATGGCACTGGAAAAGGACAGCCATGTAGCCAATGTCTCCAAAGCAGGGGAAATACTGTTTTTACCCCAAAGCGCCTCTGATGTTATTACTACCATGTAAGGTCCCCATGTAATGACGAAAGCCCCAATGACAACCAAGATGGTTATAAAAGCTTTGCACTGGTTGGCTGAGTAAACAACCCCTTGGAAAGCGTTCCTTCGGCTGCCAGAGGAGGACGTGGAGGTGCTGGAGTTCTTCCTCCCGTTCCTCTGCGAGTCCTCCTCCACAATAACAACACTCCCACAGTGAATTTTGCGGGCCTTAATCCTTGCCACACGGAATATGAATCCATAGCAGATCATCATGACCACGAACGGCAGCAGTGCGCACCAGATCTGCCAAAAGGCGGTATAGGCAACCTCCTTGTGCCAGGCTGCCACACACATCCACTTGAATTGGTCAAACTCCAAAGAGGACCAGCCGAaaaggggagggaggcagcCAATAAGGGAATGCAGCCACACGTACACAAGAGCTACTACTGCTCTGTTGCCCGTTATCTTCATTGGATAAACCATCGGGTACAGCACAGCATAGTACCTGCGGGGCAAGAAAAGAAGTAGTCCACAGGAGCATAAAAGACatacaataaagaaaagaacatgATTTAATGATGTTGATatctagtttttttttcttcaaacaggCTCAGAAGCCCTGTTTCTAGAAACAGTTACATGTAAAAGTAGGTATCACTGCAGTCAAGACTGTCAAACTTGGCTGAACATGCATGCAACATTAACTTGACATTATGCAACCATTAAATCTGTTCTTATGTGTGAGTGTATGCTTAGGGTATAATCTGGAATTTTAAGTCACTATTTCATGTTTATCAAATAGTCTGTTATTATACCATCAAGAGCTTAAAAAAACTCTGGATGAATGTCTGCATTTGCCATTATTGATGTAATCACTTTCTCTTGCTCCATATAAAAATTTCATGAGGGGCTGAAGTAAAAATGATACTCCATCAGTACACCCTGTAACCCTCTGCAGTGCTTTTCAACTCTATGTACAAGCAGTGGTTACTATATGAGAGCAGCAGACAATTTGTTACGATTCATTACCAAAGAGCAGCTTACCGGTCTACGGCTATGAGTCCCAGAGTGAGCATGCTGGCTGAACTGATCAGCATGtagagcagagctgagaaatTGCACCAAACAACCCCGAAGATCCATTCTCGCCTGATGGAGCTGGTCACAACAAATGGCAGCACCAGCACGGAGAGTAGAAAGTTGGAGAGGGTCAGGCTGAAAACAAACTTGTTGCTCAAGGTGAGAAGGTACGACTTGCGATACAGAGTGACAACAATCACCAGGTTGCCCAAACAGATGAAGATGGCAATGACAATTATAGCAATGGACTCAGTGACTCTGACTGCCCCATCTTCCTCTGTGGTCAGGTTCTTCAGGCTCTTCCCATTGCTGAGGGAGGAATTGCTGCTCATGGTCAGAGTGAGCAGATCTGGAGCAGCCAAGACATGCTGAGCAGCTAGAAGCAGAACAATGCTCAGAAACATTCAGGTAATAGTTCTTCAAACTCTTTCCAAAGACTGGAGGCTCTTTTGCCTTTGTTAAAATTTACCTGTAGTATGCAGGAAACTGCATATTTTAGATGGGCAAGTGAAGGAGCAGTAAATTGCCTGTGGGCACACCAAAGAGGGTAACACCAAGCCTAGAACAGGGAAGACAAGAAGAGGTGAAGGGgggaaataagaaagaaaataagcacattttactttaaaattttctacAGATCTACCTTGTTTTTAAGTTCTACTTACCAGACCCTTCATCTAGGCTGTGAAGAAACAAGAATGTCACTTGTTTCTTCAAGAAACAAGACAAATATCAAATATCTTTGCTTATCTTACTTTAAAGAAAGTCACTTTCTAAAAAAGTTCTGCCTGTCCTGATCATTACCTTGTATTCTGCCTATACAGCATTTGCTGGTGGTCTATGGATGCCTGGCTAGTCATACCCTGCTGTTGTATTGCACtaaatagtttatttatttgttgttttgcactgggTTTGGTATTTTGCACTGAATAGTATGTTTGCATCCTCACGGGATTCCCCTCTCATATCACATGGTCTTCCCCTCTCCCCTAAGCCCCAGTCGTGGTGGTTTCTCCCTGGTCTACCCCTCCCCTTGCCCCTCTCCTCACTTGTATCCCGTTGGCTGTAGCCCCTCTCCTCCGCCCCCCTTCCCCTGGGCTTAAAATCTCCAGGGAGGAAACCTCCCACCCCTCTTTGCCTCCCTTGGACTTCCCTGGAGTGGTTCCACAATAAAGTGGGACAATGGATCATACTGAGAGGAAAGAGCGCCTCTAGTCCTTTACTTTTGTCCTTGTAAGACTGTGAGGGGCCAGGGTCCTCAGCTAGCTGGATCGGACCTGAATGGCCCCAGAGATCAGTCTTACACCCTGCTGACTCTTCCTTAACAGTTGCTAAGTAACATTCAAAGACTCAGGGACCACCAATGCATGTACTCTCCCAACATCATTTCTGCGCGTTTATAATCACCTTAGCTACACTGCTGATTGTATTTTACTGCCAACACCAAAGGACTGGAGGAACTGGCTTTCTGTACATGAGGTTTGAAAGACACTTCCTTGCATTAAGATGCGGTCCACGCCACAGATATGCTTGAGAACCTTTAATCCTTGACTTCTCAGTGTTAGCATCCATCCGTTGATTCGCAGCCTCATTTTGTGAAACCtagttttttttccaattcctCAGCAATTCCTCTTTTCACTGCTGCCTTCACATGGCAATCACTCCTTACTTCATTCAGTCCTTCACTCATCTGTAGGACAGCataataagcaaacaaacagaccaaaaaaaaagtaaaagagtCCATCAATGAATATAAAGTTGATTTTAGCATTTCTGGGAAGGGACTCAGGAAAGTTATCTTAGCTAATTCTGCAACTGCAGCAGACGTGGGTCCCGGAGAGTACTCACAGAAATGCTTCCATCTGCGTGGCTGCTGTGGCATTAGGCAGCACTGTCAGTCTGGAAAGACgcctttttttccatttttatctgTACTTTCCAAAGAACTTAATTAAAGACATTACTGGGCcatgctttgaaaaaaacattactTAGCTCTTCCCTAGCCTCTGACTGAGGACATGTGCAAAAACACTTCCCCTCGagtttccttctctctcagcATGCCTGCACCACCTCTGTGTGCCTTTCCAACACTTTTTTGCCGGAGCGGGTTTTGGAAAGGCGGCTTCCCCCGCGGCCGCACCCTGCGATAGCGATGCCCGGAGCACCTGGCGCTCCCCGTTCACTCACTGCCCTGCTGCACCCTGCGGAGGAAAGCGACCTCGGGCAGAGGTGGCCCTCCCGGgccagcgctgcccggggcGGGGACGGCAtctcatctcatcccatcccgtcccggcccggcccgtcccggccgcgggcagcgcggTCAGGCTTCTCGCACACGCACGAAGCGAGTGGGACCGAGTTGTAAATACGGTGGGAAAGGGGAGTTTCGCCATTTTGCTCCCGCGCTCCCTCCAGCAGCGAACAAAGGGCTGGAACAGGGTCCTCCGCCCCGGGCATCCATCGCCTCGCCCCCACCCGCCGTAGGCGAGCGCGTCCCGCCGCCTTTGTCCCCTCCCCGGCTCCGCACTCACCAGCCGCCGCCGCCAGAGCGGGACGTTCCTGGTTGGGGCGCCCGGGACCCCCGTCAGCCGCCGCGGCCCGAGCCTCCCCCACCACGGGCCCGGTCCCAGCCCCGTGCCTGCCCCTCCCGccgtcccgccccgccgccTCAGCCCGGCGCGCCTCCTCCCCCCCCGCCATGTTCTCCGCGGCCGTCCCGGGGCGGTCTGCGCACTTCCCGGGAACTCGGTTAAAAGGCAGGGGAAAAGTACTTTACAGGGATGAGGTAAAGTCATTTGCCCCAGCTTGTAGTGCCAGGCAGCTG encodes:
- the GPR161 gene encoding G-protein coupled receptor 161 isoform X2; the encoded protein is MSSNSSLSNGKSLKNLTTEEDGAVRVTESIAIIVIAIFICLGNLVIVVTLYRKSYLLTLSNKFVFSLTLSNFLLSVLVLPFVVTSSIRREWIFGVVWCNFSALLYMLISSASMLTLGLIAVDRYYAVLYPMVYPMKITGNRAVVALVYVWLHSLIGCLPPLFGWSSLEFDQFKWMCVAAWHKEVAYTAFWQIWCALLPFVVMMICYGFIFRVARIKARKIHCGSVVIVEEDSQRNGRKNSSTSTSSSGSRRNAFQGVVYSANQCKAFITILVVIGAFVITWGPYMVVITSEALWGKNSISPALETLATWLSFSSAICHPLIYGLWNKTVRKELLGMCFGDRYYRKSFAQRHRTSRLFSISNRITDLGLSPHLTALIAGERPLGNSSSTGDTGFSCSQDSGTDTMLLEDYSSDGPHAPHCICPPRRRSSVTFDDEVEQIKEAAKNSILHVKAEVHKSLDSYAASLARAIEADVKLSLFGEDALSGALFPSWTLTGSSGNTRRGARPHASQRLKLQSIDEGNI
- the GPR161 gene encoding G-protein coupled receptor 161 isoform X1; the protein is MFLSIVLLLAAQHVLAAPDLLTLTMSSNSSLSNGKSLKNLTTEEDGAVRVTESIAIIVIAIFICLGNLVIVVTLYRKSYLLTLSNKFVFSLTLSNFLLSVLVLPFVVTSSIRREWIFGVVWCNFSALLYMLISSASMLTLGLIAVDRYYAVLYPMVYPMKITGNRAVVALVYVWLHSLIGCLPPLFGWSSLEFDQFKWMCVAAWHKEVAYTAFWQIWCALLPFVVMMICYGFIFRVARIKARKIHCGSVVIVEEDSQRNGRKNSSTSTSSSGSRRNAFQGVVYSANQCKAFITILVVIGAFVITWGPYMVVITSEALWGKNSISPALETLATWLSFSSAICHPLIYGLWNKTVRKELLGMCFGDRYYRKSFAQRHRTSRLFSISNRITDLGLSPHLTALIAGERPLGNSSSTGDTGFSCSQDSGTDTMLLEDYSSDGPHAPHCICPPRRRSSVTFDDEVEQIKEAAKNSILHVKAEVHKSLDSYAASLARAIEADVKLSLFGEDALSGALFPSWTLTGSSGNTRRGARPHASQRLKLQSIDEGNI